CTCTATCCAAATGGTAATAAactgttttctttgcacagactccaggTAGTCTGTAACTCAGTGCCAGAATAATAATATGTAGTAATatataacattttgttatttgtagtgttttttttaagtttcttcataatattcaattttctgtaaaatAACCTGAGCCACCAGTCACGGCAGCCAGGAATAGgttgctgagcatggaaatggcatctTCCATGAAGTCAGCAATCtcccagtcatggctcatggacacTACATTCCTTTCACCCAAGCCTTAAGCCGAAGTGCTCACGATTGGCCCagagccaaattttcccatgagaGCATATTCATGTCACCCACTCCTCATGCcaaatttttttcatgacatgatggtcatgtcatctggaTCGAAGGGGTTGATGTAAAAAAATGTGTAACATATGTCACATTCTGGTCAAGATTtcatttaaccccttcccgatgggtcacaCCGTGAGGCGTtaaaacaaactgctcgatctgtggcgtgcggctgtacacgACGGCAGTGCGCCAATGCACTACAAGCCATTCAGCTTCATGTACCGaactccagagcgtagagttttttttttttgttttgttttcttcacccgtcatcaaggggttaaatgaagcatatatattatttctttactttcctaCAAGtataatatgaaaagaaataaaagagaccaAACTTAGAGGAAAATTTCTGTATTCAATATAGCTATGAAATAAAATACTCTGAGTAGTCTCTCTGCAAGCAGTAATACTAATCAACACATGCTAAATACTGTTTTTTATTAGTTTACATCTGGTACAAAccaaagaaattaatatattacTTAAAAAAATATCACATATAGAGGAACGGGTTTGATTGTAAACTTGGAATAGGATAGCAACCCAATGGAAGCTGGGCCTGGTTTCTTGGTGAATTCAGCATATGGTGATTATAAATGGTTTAAGAAAATTCTTCATACTGCTTCTCATATTTTCCTATGCATACACATTTTCTGTATGAAAGCATTTCCCTTTTAAATGATACCTTACCCACGGCAACAGGGTGGTGATACCCTGGGGTGGGGCACAGGAGCATGTTCCTCTCCCTTAACTTCATTAGCTTGTTTACTTAATATTAGATGATGAACTGTTCAAGAATGTTAAATACAAAGGTAAACACCAAGTTATCAAAGGTGCATCAGAGAAATATCACAGAACTTTTCTTTTTGAAAGTTTTGGAAGCATGTTCCACTACGTCAGAAACTAAttctgcacatacatatatataagtgtgaatgtgtgtatgtgtgtgcagatggTCTGTCTTAAAAGCATGGCCAATTTGGtggcataaaaaataaaaagtgaatagAAAATCATTTCTGTTGTCAAAATCTGTTGGGAACTTTGACCTCCTTCACATACCTGAGTCTGTAAGGGAGAGCCGGGCTACTTGAGACCACTTGCGCTTTTCCGGGGGCCCTGTTTCTCGGGACCACGAACATGTCAGTGTTTCCAGCTCTTCTTCTGACGAGTGATGTTCTACGGGATCACAGGCATCACAGTCACTTACAAACGCAGAGTCCAGGAAAGATTCAATAGGGGACTCTAAGGCAGGGGATTCTCTAGGTGGGTCTGGGGTTCGAAGAGATGGGTGGGGGTGACGGGGTGTCCGTGCCCTCCGACCAGGATGtgggtgatgactgtggtgaaggtgatgatgatggtggtgatggagatgttGTGGGTGGTGATAGGAAGAGGGTACTGATGAGGAAGGGATGGTGGATGGTGGGGGCATGTCAGGGGCATCTCCAGCCATTGGGAGGTCATCACAGGTGAGGGTGTCCGTGCTGGTCTGGCTGGTGGGGCGCGATCTCACACTACACCCACTGGACACCTCACTCGACATCTCGCTGCCTGAAATGTAAAAAGCACTATGAGTCCTGGTAGAAAAAATGTTCAGGTACATCTTTTATTCAGTATACACTTTAATAGTGAAccatgaaaaaatatgatatagatgGAGTATATCAATTCTGCTCTCTGCAGAATAATCATTCATAAGTAAATCATAAATATTAAAGATTAGATATCTATTTTTATCCTTGGAGCATATTAATTAATTACAAAGAAGCAAAGGGATTTATGCATGATCATGCAAAaatcatatacatgcaaataaaaaacatacagcTATTATATACTCTTAACTAACCACAttgaattatctttataatatcaaCTTTGTATGCATAATTAGCTTTCAGCAGGAGATGGCCTGACTTTGCAGTTTAGGATTTTATAGATTTTTTCAGGGATCTCAATATAGTTAGTCAGATAAAATTAAATCTGAATATCTTCCTATCATAATGATATGATTCATGTTCGCTGAAAATTCACTGTATAACATATTTGCATTAAAATTCATGATGATTAGAAATGAACaactttcattatcagtattatttgtgTCAAATCACGGTCTACTTTATTCCATCCCTCATTCTCTAAGTACTTTCCATATtgccataatcataatcacatataaacaactaaataaatagatagataaataaataagatatatatatatatatatacatatatatacatatatatacatatatatacatacatatatatacgtacgtatatataatatatatattatatgcaaatacatacatacatgcatgcatgcatacatacatatacatatatatacatacatatatatatatatatatatatatatatatatatatgtatatatacatatacatatacatatacatatacatatacatatatacatatatacatatatacatacatagatatatacacatatacatatatacacatatatgtattataaatataaacataatttatacatatttatatatataatatatatatataaattaaatcatatcatatcaatattttaatattatcacttatttGATGTAATGAATCAGATCATAATGTAGGACTTTTACGTATAATTCAATAAGTTTACATAAGACCTGACATAACATGCATACTAAGAGGACTATTATGTTATGTATCAAAATTAAATAATACGAAATGACAGCAGGACGAGTGGCAAATAAGGTTATAAGAATGCCTTATTAACATAATGAATACATTGAATCATACAAGTGCAGGGAAGCTGGTAGGTATTTGAGTTTAACACAGTGATGAATGTATTACACTGAAGGATTTCAGCTGTGGTTTCACTAGCTTTGCTTAATCACCTTGGAAATTTGCTTATTGTTACTGTCCAATTATAATACTCTTGAaaacctactttagtttttctAGTGACCGATTGTAGAGATTTTTTTGCAAAATTTAAATTCATAAAGAAACAGTAAgttcataaataaatacttatataagttTAAGGATAAACACTTAACAAACAGACTGTCAGTGTTTTTTAAAAAGTTGTGAGCTGTTATAGATACTGTAAGGctcttattcatttcatttaacAAACACTTGTTATATATTCCAGGTTTTCCTTCTTGCTAATGTAAGAGGCccaaaatacaaaagaaattgCAAATAAACCTAGTACGGGTTATTGCACTTAATGTTGCTGATTACATTTTAAAGCCAGTTTGGATGCACCCTTACCCAGAGGAGCAAAATCATAATGCATCCAATATGCGAGGATAAATGGCCAAAGTGGCTCAGAGACCAGGGTAAGTCTGCGTAGTGAAACCACGGCTTTAATGGCAATTTGGAATCTACTCCTGGGAGCCAAAGTTCTTAAATATGCCCGACAAGATACCAGACAAGGACAGTACTTTACCTCTAAACCACAATGTGTGATTTTCAActtcaatatttcttttcttacaaGTGTTCACCATAGACTGGTATTTATATGATTTCTaatctaattatctttattttctaaaaACTGTACTCTTCTTTTCCAATGCTGTTTAACTGTCATCAACATGAGGCCACCAAAGCCCAACTTTTAAGAACTTACTTATTTCAGGAAGCTAGTGATCATGCATCTCCTTTATAACGTTATCAGCCAAGAAGAGTGTGACACAATCGGATATTTAGCCCCTGAGTTAAAGTAACAATAAAGCTCATCATCCAGTCTTGGGTACGAGGATAATGGACCTTACTGAACATCTAACAAAGGTTCACAAACACCGATCAATTCACTGTGGAAGGAGTAGGTTCTGCTCATGACCAGTAATGTTGCAGAGGGGGTTCTTGGTGCGGGATCATGGTTGCGGGAAAGATGGTTGGCAGGATGTGTTTTCAGGGTTCACATTGAGCATGACATACCGGGCTCAGGGTCGTCGTAAGGCTGCTCGTCATCAGACTCGGTGCCAGAGTCGCGGTCCTCACTGCCAACCTGTGAAAAACGTAAGTCTTGGAGTCATAAACTTCACTATTTTCTATTATATTAAATGATTCAAAGAGAAAATGACTGAAACCAGTGAAATACAACGTAAATTTGCATGTCAAATTAATTCATGAGatacaaaaaagcaaaaagaagacaTGTTACATAGTTACAAAACTGGACATAAAGACTTAGACTATATAACACTTAACTCTAAAGCTTCAAATAATTGTCTTTCTATATAGACAAGCTGTGCACGTATATATTTTAGATACCTatcgacaaatatatataaagccctccccccctctctctctctctctctctctctctctctctctctctctctctctctctctctctctctctctctcacacacacacacacacacacacacacacacacacacacacatatacatatatatatatacatacatatatatatatatatatatatatatatatatatatataaacatgcatacattatcCATCCCTAAGGCCAATGACCTGTCACAAAAATCTGAACTCATTTTCTCTTGTGGAAACCTTGACATTTTTTTAAGGGAATCACTCCATGTGATTAGATTGTGCATTCTGACCTCTTCCAAGCAATTTGTTATTCATAAATGAATCAGGTGGGAAAAGGACATTTATTGACAAAGTGATAGGTGTTTGGTGATCACAAATATGCTGAAGTGCCCAGTTATAACAGTTTTGACTGTTCTATTTTCTGGAAAACATCACATATGTTGGTGTTAGAGAaaacaaacattttatatatttttgatgatTCACATTGGTCCTCAGTAAGAATATTGCAAAATATCAGGATTCGTTACAAAAACGAGCAATCCATTATTCCATTCACAGAACACTAGATATTACATATGCATTGCCAGCAAAAAATGTAATCCACACACCACGGGGAGTGTCAGCCGGAACTTGGGGTCACTGTACTTTACCTTGAAACTTCTCTACCAATCATGCACGACAAAT
The sequence above is drawn from the Penaeus chinensis breed Huanghai No. 1 chromosome 33, ASM1920278v2, whole genome shotgun sequence genome and encodes:
- the LOC125043400 gene encoding SH3 and multiple ankyrin repeat domains protein 1-like isoform X1, with protein sequence MINQLRYVTRKLQGQTLNEASENSGKVGSEDRDSGTESDDEQPYDDPEPGSEMSSEVSSGCSVRSRPTSQTSTDTLTCDDLPMAGDAPDMPPPSTIPSSSVPSSYHHPQHLHHHHHHHLHHSHHPHPGRRARTPRHPHPSLRTPDPPRESPALESPIESFLDSAFVSDCDACDPVEHHSSEEELETLTCSWSRETGPPEKRKWSQVARLSLTDSGSSDEEVCVLTTGSRPPVQFRTSPPLEAHKPLRSVSPPTKMLGLASSGREGLVSASGGGDGRGSPGGGVGGSEGGTPRAEGGARAASPRKRHRHTPRPHQMHRPCLDFEKMQQMKTRAVTQWRNGGELSLSFC
- the LOC125043400 gene encoding barH-like 2 homeobox protein isoform X2, giving the protein MSSEVSSGCSVRSRPTSQTSTDTLTCDDLPMAGDAPDMPPPSTIPSSSVPSSYHHPQHLHHHHHHHLHHSHHPHPGRRARTPRHPHPSLRTPDPPRESPALESPIESFLDSAFVSDCDACDPVEHHSSEEELETLTCSWSRETGPPEKRKWSQVARLSLTDSGSSDEEVCVLTTGSRPPVQFRTSPPLEAHKPLRSVSPPTKMLGLASSGREGLVSASGGGDGRGSPGGGVGGSEGGTPRAEGGARAASPRKRHRHTPRPHQMHRPCLDFEKMQQMKTRAVTQWRNGGELSLSFC